A genomic segment from Torulaspora delbrueckii CBS 1146 chromosome 3, complete genome encodes:
- the SAL1 gene encoding Ca(2+)-binding ATP:ADP antiporter SAL1 (similar to Saccharomyces cerevisiae SAL1 (YNL083W); ancestral locus Anc_2.210), with amino-acid sequence MDAPRRTEPETDEVRCRRYEKLFRTLDVDGTGQVDLQGLRRAFDKSGHPLRDSDEAIIVLFNAMDCDKDSIVDLQDFSKYASMAESQIEKGFEKLDSDHDGKVKLSEVSQYLSRLDNNCKKSEQIAQLERNMENRKNESRFNIFLNWAFLTKPKEKDLTPYITYDQWRDFLLFMPRKEGSRLHTAYSYFCYFNADVDLSSEGDMTLINDFINGFGFFIAGGISGVISRTCTAPLDRLKVFLIARTDLSSTLLNSRKALLAKNPHADLAKIRSPIVKAITTLYRQGGLRAFYVGNGLNAVKVFPESSMKFGSFELAKKMMTKLEGCRDTSELSKFSTYISGGLAGVVAQFSVYPIDTLKFRVQCAPLDNEIRGNKLLFKTAKDMYRTGGIKLFYRGITVGVMGIFPYAALDLGTFSALKKWYISNKAKKLAIPESEVSLSNLIVLPMGAFSGTVGATVVYPINLLRTRLQAQGTFAHPATYTGFRDVLVKTIQQEGYPGLFKGLVPNLAKVCPAVSISYLCYENLKSLMKLE; translated from the coding sequence ATGGATGCGCCCCGAAGAACTGAACCAGAAACCGATGAGGTACGATGTAGACGGTATGAAAAGCTGTTTAGAACACTGGATGTCGATGGAACAGGTCAGGTTGATCTTCAGGGCTTGAGGAGAGCGTTTGATAAATCTGGTCACCCTCTGAGAGATAGCGATGAGGCTATTattgttcttttcaacgCGATGGACTGTGACAAGGATTCAATAGTGGATTTGCAAGATTTCAGCAAGTATGCCTCTATGGCAGAATCTCAGATAGAGAAAGGGTTCGAAAAACTTGACTCTGATCACGACGGCAAAGTTAAACTCTCGGAAGTTTCACAGTATCTGTCAAGACTCGATAATAATTGCAAGAAAAGTGAACAGATCGCTCAGCTTGAGAGAAATATGGAAAACAGAAAGAATGAGTCGAGATTCAACATTTTCCTAAACTGGGCTTTTCTCACAAAGCCTAAGGAGAAGGATTTGACACCTTATATTACTTACGATCAGTGGAGAGATTTCCTTTTATTCATGCCAAGGAAAGAAGGTTCCAGATTGCATACCGCTTATTCATATTTTTGTTATTTTAATGCCGATGTCGATCTATCGTCTGAAGGTGATATGACACTAATCAATGACTTTATCAACGGGTTTGGTTTTTTCATAGCAGGAGGGATTTCAGGCGTCATTTCCCGTACTTGTACTGCACCATTGGACAGACTTAAGGTCTTCCTAATTGCGAGAActgatctttcttcaacacttCTAAACTCCAGAAAGGCTCTTTTGGCGAAAAATCCACATGCCGACCTAGCAAAGATACGGTCACCTATCGTTAAGGCTATCACTACGTTGTATAGGCAAGGCGGCCTGAGAGCATTCTATGTTGGCAATGGACTTAATGCTGTCAAAGTTTTTCCTGAGAGTTCCATGAAATTTGGTTCGTTCGAACtggcgaagaagatgatgaccAAGCTGGAAGGTTGTAGGGACACTAGTGAGTTATCTAAGTTTTCTACTTACATTTCTGGTGGCTTGGCTGGTGTAGTAGCCCAGTTCTCTGTCTACCCTATTGACACGTTAAAGTTCAGAGTACAGTGTGCCCCTCTTGATAACGAGATAAGAGGCAACAAGTTACTATTCAAAACAGCTAAAGACATGTATCGTACGGGAGGTATCAAGCTATTTTATAGAGGTATCACTGTGGGAGTTATGGGTATATTCCCCTACGCTGCATTAGATTTGGGAACATTTTCtgcattgaagaaatggtacATTTCTAATAAGGCGAAAAAATTGGCAATTCCAGAGTCTGAGGTATCTTTAAGTAATTTGATCGTTTTGCCGATGGGTGCATTTAGCGGTACCGTTGGGGCCACTGTTGTGTATCCgatcaatcttttgagGACCAGATTACAAGCCCAGGGTACTTTTGCACATCCAGCAACCTACACAGGCTTTCGAGATGTGCTGGTGAAGACGATTCAACAGGAAGGTTACCCAGGACTTTTTAAAGGGCTGGTACCGAACCTGGCTAAGGTTTGTCCCGCGGTGTCCATAAGTTATCTATGTtatgagaatttgaagagtctGATGAAGCTTGAATAA
- the REV7 gene encoding Rev7p (similar to Saccharomyces cerevisiae REV7 (YIL139C); ancestral locus Anc_2.211), whose protein sequence is MNYWIEKWLKVYLKCFINSILFHRNVYPAESFDITTYQAFDLPQFTPVNRHPGLQEYIEELILDLLSKLIHIYGLCLCVVTKEDNVCVERYVLSFDEFRHVDEVGTLSESEVFEEFRSSLNSLTAHLEKLDPIKDDTVAFEIIINTMEMQLGHRPQGNERLKNQEAKKAFERETNWTKCEEDEGLPENLGVYKPKIKMTSLAGCDVGPLIIHNHCEKLLVSDGSLNGVYVTSQDSSILGSL, encoded by the coding sequence ATGAACTATTGGATTGAAAAGTGGCTCAAGGTGTATTTGAAATGCTTCATTAATTCAATCCTGTTTCATCGTAACGTGTATCCTGCTGAATCATTTGACATCACAACTTACCAAGCGTTCGACCTACCGCAGTTCACACCAGTGAACAGACATCCTGGGTTACAAGAATacattgaagaactcattCTAGATCTATTGAGCAAGTTGATTCATATCTACGGGTTGTGCCTCTGTGTTGTGACAAAAGAGGATAATGTGTGTGTTGAACGGTATGTGTTGAGCTTTGACGAGTTCAGGCATGTTGACGAAGTGGGAACACTTTCAGAGTCAGAAGTTTTCGAAGAGTTTCGATCAAGTCTCAATAGCCTCACTGCACATTTGGAAAAGCTTGATCCCATAAAAGACGATACTGTTGCTTTCGAAATCATTATCAATACGATGGAGATGCAATTAGGTCACAGGCCTCAAGGAAATGAGAGGCTGAAGAACCAAGAAGCGAAAAAAGCTTTTGAGAGGGAGACAAATTGGACTAAATgtgaggaagatgagggTCTACCAGAAAACCTCGGAGTCTATAAACCCAAAATTAAAATGACTTCCCTCGCAGGATGCGACGTAGGCCCACTAATAATTCATAATCATTGCGAGAAGCTGCTGGTTTCAGATGGTAGCCTCAATGGCGTTTATGTCACAAGTCAAGATAGCAGTATCCTGGGATCATTGTGA
- the PMS1 gene encoding ATP-binding mismatch repair protein (similar to Saccharomyces cerevisiae PMS1 (YNL082W); ancestral locus Anc_2.212), with protein sequence MAKIAAITGHDIHKITSSQVIIDLVTCVKELIDNSIDAHAHHIEVTFKDYGMESIECSDDGDGISSENFECLALKHFTSKISSFTDISSVETLGFRGEALASLCAVAHVSVTTTAKPPRADRLEYDTTGALSSKSTTSRNKGTTVLVSDLFYNLPVRRKEFDKNCKRQFSQCIALLQNYALIQEDIKMSVWNITSNKRKRLILGTSRCLEMSKKILSIFGSSSMRGLAPIDVELDLNPYKALINKRHADIPDYQALDYKITVQGYISKSSFGCGRSAKDRQSVFINKRPIEYPALLRCCNEVYRTFNNVQYPTVFLNFMLSPALIDVNVTPDKRTVMLHNERYIIEVFRENLINYYDRQEQVLPKSTLSQSLEPEQKRRRLASQILEGGFCEDDESDRDINDESNLEKQEGSNMEITETEPEKSPSLFTDIQENAQRSSSIATIDHPKDDTNFNPFMNEKSPKGSEMIKEACLNQERNDGALRSSSEELLGESESRTFKATLECFKNSSREDTLEDQPKKYPLNESQSVVVEIDGDKLDYQAVITKDEQLAFLSDGMSSPLKPRIMYKTAEENEDEDDAYYARMDPPQEVNVRLQRPPSVSQELYQNTHRSITDPNLSQKLESDKFVLRLKVELSKEFTSRLTNLASKRQNANLENSIEKNKDLQDLEEGEKYMTLTVKKDDFRKMQIVGQFNLGFIIVTRRVQDKYDLFIVDQHASDEKYNFETLQRSTVFKSQSLIAPLPVELSIIDELLVMDHLEVFEKNGFKLKIEEDEEQGSKIKLISLPVSKKTLFTVDDFYELVYLIKENGGLHTDNIRCSKVRSMFAMRACRSSIMIGKPLAMKTMVKVVRHLSELEKPWNCPHGRPTMRHLMELKEWDSLLEDYKL encoded by the coding sequence atgGCCAAGATTGCCGCTATTACTGGTCATGATATTCATAAGATCACGTCGAGTCAAGTGATAATTGATTTGGTCACTTGTGTGAAAGAGCTCATTGATAACAGCATTGACGCACACGCTCATCACATTGAGGTCACATTCAAGGACTACGGAATGGAATCCATTGAGTGCTCTGATGATGGAGACGGTATAAGCAGTGAGAATTTCGAGTGCCTGGCATTGAAACACTTCACTTCAAAGATCAGTTCTTTTACGGATATATCCTCTGTGGAAACTTTAGGATTTCGAGGTGAAGCATTGGCATCGCTATGTGCTGTAGCTCATGTATCTGTCACTACAACGGCAAAGCCCCCACGGGCTGATAGACTTGAATATGATACTACTGGTGCCCTGAGCTCTAAGTCGACGACTTCTCGGAATAAGGGCACAACGGTTCTCGTATCTGACCTGTTTTATAACTTACCTGTAAGGAGGAAAGAGTTTGACAAAAACTGCAAAAGGCAATTCTCACAATGCATAGCATTACTGCAGAACTATGCTTTGATTCAAGAGGATATCAAAATGTCTGTTTGGAATATCACATCGAATAAGAGAAAGCGGTTAATTCTGGGCACTAGTAGGTGCCTAGAAATGTCCAAGAAAATTTTAAGCATATTTGGTTCCTCAAGCATGAGAGGCTTAGCACCGATTGACGTGGAACTGGATCTTAATCCCTACAAGGCGCTAATCAATAAAAGACATGCGGATATACCAGATTACCAGGCATTGGATTACAAAATAACTGTTCAAGGGTacatttcaaagagttcGTTTGGTTGTGGCCGAAGTGCCAAGGATCGACAATCagttttcatcaataagCGCCCGATCGAATATCCAGCACTACTGCGATGTTGTAATGAAGTTTACAGAACCTTTAACAATGTTCAGTATCCGACTGTTTTTCTCAACTTCATGCTATCTCCAGCTCTCATTGACGTGAACGTCACTCCTGATAAGCGAACGGTCATGCTTCATAATGAACGGTACATCATAGAAGTCTTCAGGGAGAATCTAATTAATTACTACGACAGGCAAGAACAGGTTCTTCCAAAATCAACTCTATCCCAATCCTTAGAGCCGGAacaaaagagaagaaggctaGCATCTCAAATACTCGAGGGGGGCTTTtgtgaagatgacgagaGTGACCGCGACATTAATGATGAGAGTAACTTAGAGAAACAAGAAGGGTCTAATATGGAAATAACAGAAACTGAGCCTGAGAAGAGCCCAAGCCTCTTCACCGACATACAGGAGAATGCCCAGCGGAGTAGTAGTATCGCAACTATTGATCACCCAAAGGATGATACCAATTTTAATCCCTTTATGAATGAAAAGAGCCCCAAAGGCTCAGAAATGATTAAAGAGGCATGCTTAAATCAAGAACGAAATGACGGAGCTCTTCGTTCCTCGTCTGAAGAATTACTGGGAGAATCCGAATCAAGGACTTTTAAAGCAACTTTAGAatgcttcaagaattcatctCGAGAGGACACCTTAGAAGATCAGCCCAAAAAGTATCCTCTGAATGAAAGTCAATCGGTAGTAGTAGAAATTGACGGCGATAAGCTCGACTACCAGGCGGTCATAACTAAAGATGAACAGCTCGCTTTCCTCAGCGATGGAATGTCTTCCCCATTAAAACCTCGTATCATGTATAAGACAGCtgaagagaatgaagatgaagatgacgcGTATTACGCTCGTATGGATCCCCCGCAAGAAGTGAATGTTCGCTTGCAGAGGCCTCCATCGGTTAGTCAAGAGTTATATCAGAATACTCATCGTTCCATCACAGACCCCAACCTCAGTCAAAAGCTCGAAAGCGACAAATTTGTACTGCGACTAAAGGTTgaactttcaaaagagtTCACCAGCCGATTAACAAATCTTGCATCCAAGAGACAAAATGCTAACCTTGAAAATTCTATTGAGAAGAATAAAGATTTGCAAGATCTCGAAGAAGGAGAGAAGTATATGACTTTGACAGTCAAGAAGGACGACTTTCGAAAAATGCAAATAGTTGGTCAATTCAATCTAGGTTTCATTATAGTGACGCGGCGAGTACAGGACAAATATGACCTGTTCATTGTAGATCAACATGCAAGTGATGAGAAGTATAATTTTGAGACCTTGCAGAGATCAACGGTTTTTAAATCTCAAAGCCTGATTGCACCACTTCCCGTGGAACTCAGTATTATTGATGAGCTACTGGTGATGGATCATCTGGAAGTCTTCGAGAAAAACGGGTTCAAGCTCAAGatcgaagaagatgaagaacaaggatCAAAAATCAAGCTCATCAGTTTGCCAGTGTCTAAGAAGACTCTTTTCACCGTCGATGATTTTTATGAGCTGGTGTATCTAATAAAAGAAAATGGTGGTCTTCACACGGACAACATACGATGCTCCAAGGTTCGCTCCATGTTTGCGATGAGGGCCTGCCGAAGTAGTATTATGATTGGCAAACCTTTGGCGATGAAAACTATGGTCAAAGTTGTCAGACATCTGAGCGAGCTGGAAAAACCATGGAACTGCCCGCACGGCAGGCCCACTATGCGCCATTTGATGGAACTTAAGGAATGGGATTCTCTCTTGGAAGATTATAAATTGTAA
- the SWS2 gene encoding mitochondrial 37S ribosomal protein uS13m (similar to Saccharomyces cerevisiae SWS2 (YNL081C); ancestral locus Anc_2.213) encodes MVVHILGKGFKGKEVIKIALASKFYGIGEKTAERVCSKLGFYPWMRMHQLTEPQVMSITSELSNMTIEGDARAIVKESIALKRRIGSYEGMRHAMNLPVRGQRTRNNAKTARKMNRVDRKGFHTFACSPLNALLNTINPSLRK; translated from the coding sequence ATGGTTGTACATATTCTAGGTAAGGGTTTCAAGGGAAAGGAAGTGATAAAAATTGCTTTGGCATCCAAGTTTTATGGTattggtgaaaagactGCCGAAAGAGTTTGTTCCAAATTGGGATTTTATCCATGGATGAGAATGCATCAGCTCACTGAACCTCAAGTGATGAGTATTACTAGTGAATTATCAAATATGACTATAGAAGGTGATGCTCGAGCCATCGTTAAGGAAAGTATTGCTCTCAAGAGACGTATCGGTTCTTATGAAGGTATGAGACACGCAATGAACCTCCCAGTCAGAGGTCAACGTACTAGGAATAACGCCAAGACTGCAAGGAAAATGAACCGCGTGGATAGAAAGGGTTTCCATACATTCGCTTGCTCTCCACTAAATGCACTATTGAATACCATCAATCCAAGCCTACGAAAGTAA